One stretch of Armigeres subalbatus isolate Guangzhou_Male chromosome 2, GZ_Asu_2, whole genome shotgun sequence DNA includes these proteins:
- the LOC134208838 gene encoding uncharacterized protein K02A2.6-like, with protein sequence MADGENGQNGVDPTGVFNPRQQLNQPINPVPVAHQLQQQIHAPVVTTHQQQQPFIPISTAQQQQFPNFPPHQPQAQVSTEMFMQLMQMVQQTIAQSQQSQAQSQLQHQQLMAQLVQRQQQAEEQQQQFLRSISSSIKVQVPPNPEQILDSLASNIKEFRYEAESNSTFAAWYSRYDDLFEKDAARLDDEAKVRLLMRKLGLSEHERYVSYILPKFPKEFTFMQTVDKLKSLFGAKESVISRRYRCLQIAKNPTEDHVAFACRVNKACVEFELGKLTEEQFKCLVYVCGLKSENDVEIRTRLLTKIEDNNDVTLEQLSEECQRLFNLKHDSAMIESPSPYGQVQVVRKFGGNRFAKQERESPKRSSGAAAKKPSYPCWLCGALHYIRDCSYKNHKCSDCGQFGHREGYCDSAKSRKPGNKRRKRVISTKVVMVDMCSVQQRRRFVSVGLFGSKIRLQLDTASDITVISRKSWQKIGSPALSPATVKAKTASGNVLLLDGEFECNVTIGEITRRERIRVTANQLHLLVTGSSLPTAALKSTFPNVFSEQLGLCSKTKVKLELKENIRPVFVPKRPVAYAMYDAVDLELDRLEKLNIITPVEYSEWAAPIVVVRKANGSIRICGDYSTGLNAALQPNQYPLPLPDDIFAKLANCKVFSQIDLSDAFLQVEVDEQHRRLLTINTHRGLYSYNRLPLGVKIAPGAFQQVIDTMLAGLECTSGYLDDVIIGGRTEEEHDRNLRAALKRIQDFGFTIRSEKCTFRKQQVKYVGLVIDARGLRPDPAKIEAIMKLPPPTNVSETRSFLGAINYYGKFVPNMRKLRYPLDNLLKAEAKFQWTAECQTAFEQFKRILSSDLLLTHYDPKREIIVSADASSVGLGATISHKFPDGTVKVVQHASRALTKAEQGYSQPDREGLAIVFAVTKFHKMLFGRHFRLQTDHQPLLRIFGSKKGIPVYTANRLQRFALNLLLYDFDIEYVPTHKFGNADLLSRLINQHVKPDEDYVIASLNLEEDLRAVAQSTQADPLLRTVYHHVQHDRNRSPW encoded by the exons ATGGCTGATGGTGAAAACGGGCAAAATGGTGTTGATCCCACGGGAGTGTTTAATCCACGGCAGCAGTTGAATCAGCCGATTAATCCCGTGCCGGTGGCTCACCAGCTTCAGCAGCAAATTCATGCCCCCGTTGTGACTActcaccagcagcagcagccgttcattccaatttcaactGCTCAGCAACAGCAGTTCCCAAACTTCCCACCCCACCAACCGCAAGCCCAGGTTAGTACCGAGATGTTCATGCAGTTAATGCAAATGGTGCAACAGACGATTGCCCAGAGCCAACAGTCACAAGCACAAAGTCAGTTGCAACATCAACAGCTAATGGCACAGCTTGTACAGAGGCAGCAGCAGGCCGAAGAACAGCAGCAACAGTTTCTTCGGAGTATTTCATCGTCGATAAAAGTGCAAGTGCCACCCAACCCGGAACAGATCCTTGACTCTTTGGCCAGCAATATCAAGGAATTTCGGTATGAGGCCGAAAGTAATTCCACTTTCGCAGCTTGGTACTCGCGATACGACGACCTTTTCGAGAAGGATGCTGCAAGGCTGGACGACGAGGCAAAAGTTCGTCTGCTCATGCGCAAACTGGGCTTATCGGAGCATGAAAGGTACGTGAGCTACATTCTTCCTAAATTCCCAAAGGAGTTTACTTTCATGCAGACAGTGGACAAGCTGAAAAGCTTGTTCGGAGCTAAAGAATCGGTGATCAGCCGCCGATACAGATGTCTGCAAATTGCGAAGAATCCTACCGAGGATCATGTAGCGTTCGCCTGCAGAGTGAACAAAGCTTGCGTCGAGTTCGAACTGGGGAAGCTCACAGAAGAGCAGTTCAAGTGCTTGGTCTACGTGTGCGGCCTAAAATCGGAGAATGACGTCGAGATCCGTACCCGACTCCTCACTAAAATAGAGGACAACAATGACGTCACCTTAGAACAGCTCTCCGAGGAGTGTCAGCGCCTTTTCAACCTCAAGCACGACAGCGCGATGATTGAATCTCCATCTCCGTACGGCCAAGTACAAGTGGTGAGGAAGTTTGGTGGTAACCGGTTCGCCAAGCAAGAAAGAGAGTCCCCAAAGCGTTCTTCCGGTGCCGCCGCCAAGAAGCCTAGTTATCCGTGTTGGCTCTGCGGTGCATTGCATTATATTCGGGACTGCAGTTATAAAAACCACAAATGCTCCGATTGCGGCCAATTTGGACACCGCGAAGGATACTGTGATAGTGCTAAGTCCCGGAAACCAGGAAACAAACGCAGGAAACGGGTAATATCAACCAAGGTGGTTATGGTCGACATGTGCAGTGTGCAGCAGCGACGTAGATTCGTCTCCGTTGGTCTTTTCGGATCAAAAATTCGGCTGCAACTCGATACCGCTTCCGACATCACTGTCATCAGCAGGAAGAGTTGGCAGAAAATAGGGAGTCCTGCCCTATCGCCGGCAACAGTAAAAGCCAAGACTGCTTCCGGAAATGTCTTGTTGCTCGATGGGGAATTCGAGTGCAACGTTACCATCGGAGAAATTACGCGACGTGAACGAATACGTGTTACTGCGAACCAGTTGCATCTACTCG TGACCGGATCTTCGTTGCCTACCGCTGCTCTCAAGTCGACTTTCCCCAACGTGTTCAGCGAGCAACTCGGCTTGTGCAGCAAAACGAAAGTGAAGTTAGAGCTGAAAGAAAACATTCGACCCGTTTTCGTCCCGAAACGTCCGGTTGCATACGCTATGTACGACGCCGTAGATCTTGAGCTCGACCGCTTAGAGAAGCTAAATATCATCACCCCGGTCGAATATTCAGAGTGGGCCGCTCCAATCGTTGTCGTCCGTAAAGCCAATGGTTCCATTCGAATTTGCGGAGACTATTCCACAGGGTTGAATGCAGCGCTTCAGCCAAACCAGTATCCGCTTCCCCTTCCGGATGATATTTTCGCCAAGCTGGCTAATTGTAAGGTTTTCAGCCAGATTGATTTGTCGGATGCCTTCTTGCAAGTGGAGGTTGATGAGCAGCACCGTAGGTTGCTCACGATCAACACGCATCGGGGTCTCTATTCCTACAATCGTCTGCCTCTCGGTGTGAAGATCGCGCCTGGGGCGTTTCAACAAGTCATCGACACGATGCTAGCCGGCTTAGAGTGCACTTCCGGCTATTTGGATGATGTCATAATCGGCGGAAGAACGGAGGAAGAACACGATCGCAATCTACGGGCTGCTCTGAAGCGAATTCAAGATTTCGGCTTCACAATTCGTTCTGAAAAGTGCACATTTCGCAAGCAACAAGTGAAGTACGTAGGCCTCGTCATCGATGCTCGCGGGTTACGTCCAGATCCAGCTAAGATCGAGGCAATTATGAAGCTGCCACCTCCCACAAATGTGTCTGAAACGCGTTCGTTTTTGGGGGCCATCAACTATTATGGCAAGTTCGTCCCCAATATGCGCAAGCTACGGTATCCGCTCGACAATCTCCTCAAAGCTGAAGCGAAATTCCAATGGACTGCAGAGTGCCAAACAGCGTTTGAGCAATTCAAGCGAATTCTTTCCTCGGATCTACTCCTTACTCATTACGATCCTAAGCGGGAGATCATAGTGTCCGCCGACGCTTCTTCTGTCGGGCTCGGAGCAACGATCAGTCACAAGTTCCCCGACGGCACCGTCAAGGTCGTCCAGCATGCGTCTAGAGCACTCACGAAAGCCGAGCAAGGGTATAGTCAGCCGGATCGAGAAGGTTTGGCCATCGTCTTCGCTGTAACGAAGTTTCACAAGATGCTTTTCGGGCGGCACTTCCGACTGCAAACCGACCATCAGCCTCTGCTACGAATTTTCGGTTCCAAGAAGGGAATACCAGTGTATACTGCCAATCGCCTCCAACGCTTCGCTTTGAACTTGCTTCTCTACGACTTCGACATCGAGTATGTGCCAACTCATAAGTTTGGAAATGCAGACCTGCTCTCGCGATTGATTAACCAACATGTCAAGCCCGACGAGGATTACGTCATCGCGAGCCTCAACTTGGAAGAGGACCTTAG AGCCGTCGCGCAAAGCACCCAAGCAGACCCTCTGCTCCGAACAGTCTACCACCACGTTCAACACG ACAGGAATCGCTCTCCGTGGTAG
- the LOC134214058 gene encoding uncharacterized protein K02A2.6-like, whose protein sequence is MQRMKALARSYVYWPSLDADIVNFVKTCQQCASVAKSPPHSLPVPWPNPTVPWQRVHIDYAGPIEGEYYLIVVDSFSKWPEIVQTNRITSAVTINILRGLFARLGMPTTLVSDNGTQFTSAEFADFCASNGIEHLTTAPFHPQSNGQAERFVDTFKRSVKKIREGRGSIQQALDIFLLTYRSTPNRGLPDQKSPSEVMFGRKIRTCLELLRPPPVRTSVAMPADRKQLRFFSQNDLVYAKLHGRNGWKWVAGKVVERIGDVMYNVWIVNQRMLRCHINQLRSRLDADTTQNQSTNEASSRQYLLPLDILLGAWNLPNESAGTLASSPVRNASAPTPSSVSVSSPLPACVSSTPRNEPTSSTSSATSTSTEFESAIEVEPVVDPPRRSSRVRRPPNRFDPYHLY, encoded by the coding sequence ATGCAGCGAATGAAAGCCCTTGCCAGGAGTTATGTCTACTGGCCCAGTTTGGATGCTGACATCGTGAACTTCGTGAAGACATGTCAACAATGTGCATCAGTGGCCAAATCACCTCCTCATTCTCTACCGGTGCCATGGCCAAATCCAACAGTTCCGTGGCAACGTGTCCACATTGACTACGCCGGTCCGATCGAAGGCGAGTACTACCTCATCGTTGTAGACTCGTTCTCAAAGTGGCCAGAGATCGTTCAAACCAACCGTATCACATCGGCAGTGACCATTAATATCCTTCGCGGATTATTTGCTAGACTGGGTATGCCAACAACACTGGTCAGTGACAACGGTACCCAGTTCACTAGTGCCGAATTCGCCGATTTCTGCGCCTCTAACGGCATCGAACACCTGACAACGGCTCCTTTCCATCCACAATCGAATGGCCAAGCGGAGCGGTTCGTGGACACTTTCAAGAGATCTGTGAAGAAAATTCGAGAGGGAAGAGGATCGATACAGCAAGCACTGGACATTTTCTTGCTGACGTACCGGAGCACGCCTAATCGGGGACTACCCGACCAGAAGTCGCCATCCGAGGTCATGTTTGGACGAAAAATCCGCACGTGTCTCGAACTTCTGCGTCCTCCGCCGGTACGAACATCAGTGGCAATGCCAGCCGACCGTAAGCAACTCAGATTCTTCAGCCAAAATGACCTCGTCTACGCCAAGCTACATGGTCGTAACGGTTGGAAGTGGGTTGCCGGTAAAGTAGTTGAGAGAATCGGAGACGTGATGTACAACGTGTGGATTGTTAATCAACGAATGCTACGCTGCCATATCAATCAGCTACGGAGTCGTCTTGATGCTGACACGACGCAAAACCAATCCACTAATGAAGCCAGTTCTCGCCAGTATTTATTGCCGCTCGATATCCTGTTGGGTGCTTGGAATCTTCCAAATGAATCAGCCGGCACTCTGGCATCTTCGCCTGTTCGGAACGCCTCTGCTCCAACTCCATCATCGGTGTCAGTCTCAAGTCCCTTGCCGGCTTGTGTTTCGTCCACGCCACGAAACGAGCCGACTTCGTCAACATCATCAGCAACGTCAACATCGACCGAATTCGAATCTGCTATCGAAGTGGAACCGGTGGTAGATCCTCCAAGGCGCTCTTCTCGAGTACGAAGACCGCCAAATAGGTTCGATCCCTACCACCTGTATTGA